A window of Fusarium oxysporum Fo47 chromosome II, complete sequence genomic DNA:
ACAAAGAGCCTGGACAGACCAAACCATGCAGCAAATCTCAGTTCGTCGAAGGTTGGCACCCTTGAACAAGTCAAGATAGCTCGAACCGCCATAGTTGAGCTTACGTTCAATGCGGTTAGTATGCTCCATGACAGCAATGGTGTCGTCGATGTCGAGCTGAGACTGCTTAGTCAAGCGCTGCAGAGCATGACGAGCTTCGACCTTGCGCTCACGACGGATGAGCCACCATGGACTCTCCGGTGCAAAGACGATACCAATGAGGAGAGGGATGGCGAAGGCCCATTGAAGAGCGAAGGGGATACGGTAAGACCACTCTGAGTTGTTATGGACGAGAGACTTGAGAATACCAGTGCCGAGAAGTTGACCGATGACCCAGCACATGTTGGTCATGCTGAGAAGACAGGCACGGATGGCTGAGGGGACAACCTCAGCGGCGTATGTAGCTGCGAGTGTTTGGATGACACCCCATGAGATACCTAAGCAATGGTTAGTCTTGAGTATTAGGGTGGATGATCATTGGGATCTAATGAGAGTATGAAGGGAAGTTGAGTGAGAGACATGGACTTACCACAGAGAGCCTGAGAAGCCACCAACACAGCAATGTTGTGAGCAAAGAACGCCGGGAAGACAGCAAGACACATCCAAGCAAGACTaatcaacatcatcttcttATAGCCAATGCTGTACGTAACCCAACCGTGAAGCAACAGACCAAGGACCTCGCATGCAATAGCCGAGACCTGAAGCGCCGTCTGCCATAACGGCGAGATCTCATAAATCGGTCCATTCGGCGTATCAAACTCCTCGCCATATCGTCGTCGAAATGCAGGAAATGCGACAAATCCGGCGACAAGACTCTTATCGTACCCCTCCATAACAACCGTGAGGAAGAGCAAAAGAGACCAGAAGATCGCTTTGGGGAATTGcttgcagcatcccaagATGgtcatctccttctcattgTTCAGCGCGCGACGGACTTTCTCGCCCGTGTCGTCGGAGCTGTGCGACCCGCGGGGAAGCCATAATACCTCGATGGCATTTTTATTAGGATGATTATCTGGTAGGTCAAATGTCGGGTCTGGGATGGGAGTGTTGGTCTGGTGGTTTGGATCGTGTACTTTTGTCTCGATCTCTGTGACGCGGAG
This region includes:
- a CDS encoding and other transporter-domain-containing protein, which produces MFGSGKAASDNGSSKDEIVLLPVQAKSGILRVTEIETKVHDPNHQTNTPIPDPTFDLPDNHPNKNAIEVLWLPRGSHSSDDTGEKVRRALNNEKEMTILGCCKQFPKAIFWSLLLFLTVVMEGYDKSLVAGFVAFPAFRRRYGEEFDTPNGPIYEISPLWQTALQVSAIACEVLGLLLHGWVTYSIGYKKMMLISLAWMCLAVFPAFFAHNIAVLVASQALCGISWGVIQTLAATYAAEVVPSAIRACLLSMTNMCWVIGQLLGTGILKSLVHNNSEWSYRIPFALQWAFAIPLLIGIVFAPESPWWLIRRERKVEARHALQRLTKQSQLDIDDTIAVMEHTNRIERKLNYGGSSYLDLFKGANLRRTEICCMVWSVQALCGWILTGYAPYFLEQAGFDSSKSFSLSTGMYGMALVGGMISWFLLSHIGRRKLYLTGLVAAVFMLTLGGILSVVLDGQKGLNWSLGAILITTTFLYNLSIGPTCYVIVAEIPSTRLRVKTIALARVVYNIFMIINNVIVPQMLNPTAWNMQGKSCFIYAGTALLCLIYCYFRLPETKGLSYLELDMLFEKGAPTAKFKELQQRLANSAYLTVDRAERMRNAWHGWLTYS